The Scyliorhinus torazame isolate Kashiwa2021f chromosome 17, sScyTor2.1, whole genome shotgun sequence genome includes a window with the following:
- the LOC140394011 gene encoding hemoglobin subunit alpha-like — protein sequence MIFTDNDKNEIMPIIKVLEQNAEKLGAESLARMFALYPGSKVYFHFEDFSAAGPKVKKHGAKVIGAITKAAHHLDDLHGHLEGLAETHGKVLLVDPQNFPKLCQCIEVTLASHLTEFLPSTHCSIDKLLTVICQILSSRYR from the exons ATGATTTTCACGGACAATGACAAGAATGAAATAATGCCCATCATAAAGGTGCTCGAGCAGAATGCTGAGAAATTAGGTGCAGAATCTCTGGCCAG AATGTTTGCACTTTATCCTGGAAGCAAGGTTTACTTCCATTTCGAAGACTTCTCTGCCGCCGGTCCCAAGGTCAAAAAACATGGTGCAAAGGTCATCGGAGCTATAACCAAAGCAGCTCACCACTTGGATGACCTGCATGGCCACCTGGAAGGTCTTGCAGAAACCCATGGTAAAGTACTTCTGGTAGACCCTCAAAACTTCCCG AAACTTTGCCAATGTATCGAGGTGACCTTGGCCAGCCATCTGACTGAATTCCTTCCATCAACCCACTGCTCCATAGACAAGTTGCTCACTGTCATTTGCCAAATACTGAGCTCTCGGTACCGTTAA